The following are from one region of the Dreissena polymorpha isolate Duluth1 chromosome 2, UMN_Dpol_1.0, whole genome shotgun sequence genome:
- the LOC127868050 gene encoding ankyrin repeat and SOCS box protein 13-like, with the protein MEEFKIFEAASANNIEYVREALAGEHGSVDSEDVGLALIRAATNGHEECVRLLLNHSANVNATNGAEDTALSTAAESGHFSIVRLVLDKGCDLNHQNASGYTALMKACENGHVEVVDFLLKSGAKDVSEDVSEEHAGVPNGVPRLPKYMPHGYSSLMVTVLKQPEHFKKILRLLLDDGMNVNEIDLQDMTVLHHAANKCTEDVIEMLLEAGAKVNTKDVWGVTPLMSAAAYCKINNVKIMLKYGADVSLFCKAKRTALSIAARTGSGELIQTLLEAGADPNFKNAHGHTPVFIALVHNNYAGVKCLIQAGCDLETPCRDLSSLQPMSCCQYALHRKNVKLLKMLYLAGAFTYKTLYEAALDQQLKHDSSDNPDFFHELNTLALNPRSLRHTCRIFINKNLGARFPKCLPKLALPTPLFDFLCYSDMNSYTD; encoded by the exons ATGGAAGAATT caaaatatttgaaGCCGCAAGCGCAAACAATATTGAGTATGTGAGAGAAGCCTTAGCAGGAGAACACGGAAGTGTGGACAGTGAAGATGTCGGTCTAGCTTTAATCAGAGCAGCTACAAATGGTCATGAAGAATGTGTTAGGTTGTTGTTGAATCACAGTGCTAACGTTAATGCCACAAATGGTGCAGAGGACACTGCTCTGAGTACTGCTGCAGAAAGCGGGCACTTCAGCATTGTGCGACTCGTTTTAGATAAAGGTTGTGATCTCAATCACCAGAACGCAAGCGGCTATACGGCTTTAATGAAAGCTTGCGAAAACGGGCATGTTGAAGTGGTTGACTTTCTGTTGAAGTCCGGTGCAAAAGATGTGTCTGAAGATGTTTCTGAAGAACATGCGGGAGTCCCAAACGGAGTCCCAAGACTTCCTAAGTACATGCCACATGGTTATTCTTCTCTGATGGTCACTGTGTTGAAACAGCctgaacattttaaaaagattctGAGATTGTTACTGGATGATGGTATGAACGTGAATGAAATTGATCTTCAAGATATGACTGTTCTTCATCATGCAGCAAATAAATGTACCGAAGATGTGATTGAAATGCTCCTAGAAGCTGGGGCGAAAGTGAACACGAAAGATGTTTGGGGGGTTACACCTCTTATGTCAGCCGCTGCTTATTGCAAAATCAACAATGTGAAAATAATGTTAAAGTATGGAGCAGATGTAAGCTTATTTTGTAAGGCCAAAAGAACTGCCCTTTCTATTGCTGCAAGAACTGGCTCAGGGGAACTAATTCAGACATTACTGGAAGCTGGGGCAGATCCTAACTTCAAGAATGCTCATGGTCATACCCCAGTCTTTATTGCTCTTGTTCACAATAACTACGCAGGTGTCAAGTGCTTGATCCAGGCAGGTTGTGACCTTGAAACACCGTGTCGTGATCTGTCATCGCTTCAACCAATGTCGTGTTGTCAATATGCTTTGCACAGGAAAAATGTAAAGCTGTTGAAGATGTTGTACCTTGCAGGTGCATTCACTTACAAGACTCTTTACGAGGCAGCTTTGGACCAGCAGTTGAAGCACGATTCTTCAGATAACCCTGATTTCTTTCATGAACTGAACACCCTTGCATTGAACCCAAGGTCCCTACGCCATACGTGTAGgatttttatcaacaaaaatcTCGGTGCCAGATTTCCTAAATGCCTTCCGAAATTGGCTCTTCCAACGCCACTGTTTGACTTTCTTTGCTACTCAGACATGAATTCTTATACAGATTAA